The window AGAATTGTGCAAGCGCTCAACCGAGGCGCGCAAAAAAATTATtgtcaaaatgcccatcttggtaagtatcctacagcagacatagctgGCAGAACGCAGGCCAcagtatcagtgcattctcttaaagtgacagtctttatattaatcgaacagcaacaacaaagatatcactcactgctcttgattaaaaagcttttataactttaataaagaataatctttaatttatatagtccagaatgcaatgctgttttacatttgattcatttattacatttatgtacctaaaaacttatgctagacctgccaaaaaaaaaaagaaaacctgaaaatcactgtttattgtttgtatctttactctattgtattatatgtgctgttgcttgtagttggatagaatattcttcttctttttttttattagaaagtatagtttttccataagcacataccgaactgtatagaaaaccgtgactctaaaaccgtaaaaaaaaaaaaaaaaacgaatcgtgaaaaagttgaaccgtgccacccctagtatatatatatatatatatatatatatatatatatatatatatatatatatatatatatatatatatatattagtggtgggccttTATCGCAGTTAAcgtgcgttaacgcgagactcttatcgggcgataaaaaaaatatcgccgttaatctattctcaaagttgggttgggagctgggtctatattaAGCAAgctgatgactttcaccttgatattttatataaccgactggctgaggccagcctaaaaagatgctcaagGACAGTTGAGGGGCCACTattgcgcatcgtcacgaaagcttatctttttcacatgtttttacgccttaccgcttgtcgatttaaacattaaagcatccaaacatagacacggaaaagctgaacagagtagcgctagtgtgtgtttggtgtgcacgagagagagagccgcgtatcacggacagcgatactgaaccgagctctcttctgcgaagttctcctcgaagtccctcctccTGCACATggacgaacaaatacaaatcacagtttgaacaaacaagaagatgtgaaagagcccaattcagtactcgcggtgttctggtgttcagggctcacgcagaaaaaaggcgtctcaaaacacttaaaacatcaaatttgattatttttgctcttgtgccgacaaatacatacaaaatatgtcaaaatatccaccttggaaattatgctcgaaaactgtcagttatttctttagtgaaagtaaacagttgaggaaaaaaatgggatgtgtattatattggatgcgttcatcgtctcttaaagggaccgcgcctaatttagctactggctgctgtaatgttaatccaagaaaatgaaaatgaaaatcactcgctgctcttgactgcattactttgtatGACTgcatcatttttacattgaagactatccagtgctattttacatttaattatttggtttctgtaccttgacacctacaaacttgaaaaaaaaacttatacatTGGTGTGAAACTggtgtaaggttgtttgcaccttgtgcaacgtggaattagtttacatctttttcaagcactttgtgatgcattttggaaacatgagatgagccccttttataatgcaccacctagcttgataaaccccctctcaaagacttactgtttgtcaattttatttgggtaacatatattctgaatgccttcggcagaattcgaatgagccattttaatttagatgaatctagatgaatctagattaattacaagatcacagtgagattaatctagattaaaaaaaaaaaatctatgcccacctctaatatatatatatatatatatatatatatatatatatatatatatatatatatatatatatatatatatatatatatatatataaagatattttcATATAAGTGGTTCATATAATTATCAATTTTAACCTGACAAAAGTTACCACCTATAATTTCAATGTCTTGCAACCACTCAGAATATCAGaacaatgagaagaaaaaaacaacacctcATAACACCTAAGCAACTGGCAACCACCCACACTACCATTTTTCATGACAAGTTTTGCATGGGCAAGCATGACTCACATTTtcattagaaaatatttaaaaatctagttCAAAACTGCAATACCAGCATACACAAAATCTGTTGTATGTGGGCATGCGTATACCTTTTTGAGTTAATTTTAATACAACCACGGAATTCTTAAAAGGCTAttaattaaatacacacacaaacaaaattcaGACAACATCAAGTGGAACAAAGTGGAATAACTGCATGCAGCCCAcagtacacacagacacacacacatgtaaatgaACATGACTTTTATAATTTGTCctaaattgtaatacatttaatacatttttataaaaaaaaaaagagtgaatgagaTAGATGAGGTTtcttctcatctctctctctctctctctgtttcccctCTCTTTCTGACATGCATTGCTCTGATGCTACATTTGATTTTGCATGTCTATTAAGCCTTTTAATTTTGAATTTGAGGTGAACTGCATGCAGTGACCTACAGTATGTAAGTTTGTAAGATGGCTACTAAATTATACTAATGTAATGATACACTTTAGGTCAATAGTCCACAATTATCAATGGAGATTCTACATTTGAGTAAAGATACGTTTGTTGCTTTCACTCTAGCTTAAATGTATTCTGTGAATGTTTATGGTAAATATGGTAGTGTTAACTAGCAGTGAGTTAAATCTACACCTCCTTATGCACTAATGAATGCAGTGGTTTGACATGCTTCAAGCTAGTTTACCTGTGTGTGACAAGTGAGCAAGTATAGGTAAACaacacattaaataattaaataagccTCTGAATTCTtctcattaaaacatattttttctttccCTTTCAAATAGCAATGAAGATTGAAGATTGAATAGGTTCCTCAGACAGGATATATCACAAATTGATGAAAtgtttaaatagataaaaaataaacaaataaagattgAGGTCATGAAAGAACTACTTTTAAATTGACATATTTTGAAGCAATGcactagtaaaaaaaatagtatagtataatatagtatattacagtacaatacaatacagtatagtatagtatagtatagtatagtataatgtAATACAGTGAACTAATcaaattttaattattgtatattCACGTCTAAATGGCCTGCTATAAGTTCAACAATAATATTTACATCAGTTTGATTTTGATAGaggaaaaaaaaggttatttgtcTCACCTATCTCTGCTCCATCTTATAGtatattgtaatatagtgaatCAAACTAATTTTGTTTCCTTATTGTATATTCACATCTAAATGGTGTGTATAAGTTCAACAATAATCATTTTTACATCTTTTGATTTTGATAGAGGAAAAAGAGGTTATTTGTCTCACCTATCTCTGCTCCGTCGGGAGGGGAAAGCAGCGTTGCATCCAGCTACTGTACACATATGCATCTCTTTTAGGTGCACATTCTTGTAGTGCAGTTTGACACTGTATGAACTTTTAAAGCTCTTTTTGCAGACAAAGCAAATCTTTGGATCAGGACTAGAACAAAGATCATCGTCAGGGGACTGAGAAGAGAATTTTGGTGGGCTTGATCCATAGCTCATAGAGGAGATGAAACTTTCATGTAAGACAGCCATGCTGGCAGCAGCGGCAGCAGTCATACCCCCATTGTAAAGGCTATACTGACCCATGCAGAACATGTCATAAGTAGGATCATTGATCTCCTCTTTGATTTTGACAACAGGCTGGTGTTTGGAGGGTGGGAAATGGCTTTGTTTCTCCAAATCTTTCTGTAGGTGTCCTTCTTCTGCTCCCTGGTGTTCCTTGACAAGGTTTTTCTCTTGGGCAGACTGATGTACATCAATGTCCATCAGCTCATCACGGTAGAGCATCTTGGATTCAGATGTCTCCGACTCATTTTCAAAATCACGCTCATGATCTTGGTCCTCGGAGGTAAAGCTGTCAATATAGCATAGGTCGCCATGACTTCTGCTGCCATGACTCCTACTGCACTCTTCTTGGTCAGGATGGAGCATGCCTCTAAGAGCTAGACTGGGACTCATTTCATCATGTGATGGAGACTGATGTCCATTACCCTCACAGTGATgactactgctgctgctgctgctgttgttgttgcagtTGCTATTGACATTGTTATGGATGCTGGATGGCTGATGGTGGTGGTGATGACAactatcttcatcatcatcatcatcatcatcatctttgtcATCATAATCATTTGCCACATCTGTTATTTCTTTCTCTATCTTTACTGGCATACTGGATTTGCGAGGCTTTTTTTTAGGCATAGGGTCGACAGTCACAGAATCTTGGGTACTGGGAGTTGTGAGTAGGCAATGAGAAAATGTTGATGTTTCTGATACATGCATGTTATGGGAGCTAGCAGTTAACATCTGTTGCTGGTCTGTCAAAGATGTGCTGTTGGTTGTGGTAGGTAAAATTGGACTGGTGGGCAAAGAGACTGGGGGACTAACTAGGTCAGCAGGAGAGAGCAGTGTGCGATAAAAAGGTGGCACAGGTTGCACTGGCTGCACAGACTTCAGGGAAGGGAAAACCAGAGGGCTCTGCAGGGGTGACTGTATCATGGGGTCAAGAGGAGGGGTGGCAAAGCTTAGTGGTGGTCGCCCAGGGCTAGTTAGATTGAAGCCACTTTTGGCACTTGATATGACAGGTGTTGCTGTCCCAGAACTAGAGCGAATGAGGTCCTTGTCCCGGTTGTTCCTTAGCATTGGCATATGTAGACGAGGATTGGGATTAGCGCTATGTCGGTTACGACTCCTTAATGAACTAAAGACCATATTGCAACCTTCGATAGTACATCGGTGCTTAATCTTCAGATGCACAGCATTGTAGTGGATCTTTAGAGTACCCTTATCATAGAAAGTCTTGCCACAGGAGTTACAGCAGACACGACCCTTACGTGAGGTAGCACCCATACGACGCATGCGATGCATTTTGGAAGAGAAAGAAGAGTGTGTAATGGTTTTCGATTGTTCAATCTTTTCAAAGTGGTGATGGATCTGGTGGTTGTTCAGAGTGCTTGATTGCTGTTGTTGCTGCCCCTGTGATTGGTGTGTTGGTGTTTGCGGTTGCTGGGACTGCTGCAAAGATGGTGTTGGAGAGATGGTTGAAGCTCTGTTGGGTTCTATCTTAGGTTCAATGGTATTAGATAAAGTCCCCAATGTTCCTCGACTGGGGCTCTGAGCATTACGAAATGGTGAGAGGGACACTTCAGATTCACTGGTCTCCACTGGCTCGCTCTTATTTGGCAGATTTGGCTCTTGCATTCTGAGACCTGATTGCTCAATGGTCAGTCCATTTGGTGGCAGCCCTAACATGGGGGCTGACACTGGGTTGATGTACTGGAAGGGCAGCAAGAAGGCCAGACTGTTTGGGATGTTCTCAAAATGGTGAATGCTAGAGGGGCTGTTGTTTTCTAGGTGCGACAGAAGGCCAGGACTGTGTGTGCGATTGTTGCTTTCAATAAAAGTCCTGATTCCAGAGTCAGTCTTTGATGAGGGCACTGTGACTGCCTGACCCTCCTTTTCCTGGATGGCCATCAATTCCACAATAGACTTGGTTTCACCAAAGCGCAGAAACTGTTGAAGGGTGATGATCTCCTCTTCCCGGGACATTATAGTCCATCTGTCCAGAACCTTGCCTGCAGCATCCTAGAGGTCATATCAGAGaaaagatagataaataaataaataaatatatgtttttttgtttgtttaatgttattattgtgattcactcattcattttGCAAAGCCAAAACCATGGGATGTGGGATGTTTTGATGACAAAAGTGTGCCATTCTTCTTAAGGGGATAGAAAATTATTTTGCTCTTCTCATATATGATCTAGTTTACTCTTGGCACAGAACAAGGCAACATCAAGGGAGCAATGGCTGTTCTGATGACAATACAAGATGACACAAGGCAAGCCTTTGTCTGCACTAGCCTGCTAGGTTCtatgaatgataaatgtttactCTGGATTTTAAGAGCTGTAAAAATCAACAGCACAAAGCACAAAGGGCCTTTAAGGCACAGACAGTGAATAAATGTTTAAAGAGAGTGTGAGAgtaaagaagaaaataaacaataGTAAGAGAGAACGAGAGGTGGGAATACAGAATGGTTTCACAACAGCATAACCTCAGATATTTAAGCAAGATAAATTCTTCAGCGACAGCACACCAATAGTCACTGGGGTATTTGTTGTTAAATATACATGAAAAACATTTGACACTTTCATTCTCTGTTTGAGTATGAGTTTAGCCTGGAGGCAATACTTTAAATTTCAGCCTCAacaatattatgtttatatggcACAGTGGTTTGAACTCCTGTATTTCAACTGGATGTAAGTAAAAGGGcaaaaagctatttttaaatagtaataaaattgctttaaaaaaataataatgtggaaTGTTAAAGCAATTATCTCCatctgttatttatatatatatacagaccaaaagtttggacccaccttctcatacaaagagtttactttattttcatgactatgaaaattgcagtgtcacactgaaagcatcaaaactatgaattaacaaaggtggaattatatacataacaaaaaagtgtgaaacaactgaaaatatgtaatattgtaggctcttcaaagtagcc is drawn from Carassius gibelio isolate Cgi1373 ecotype wild population from Czech Republic chromosome B1, carGib1.2-hapl.c, whole genome shotgun sequence and contains these coding sequences:
- the LOC127948497 gene encoding zinc finger protein basonuclin-2-like, which codes for MQRFARCVLFATYKLEATSNARGTQWHAVNRAIRCTLVNCTCECFQPGKIHLRTCDQCKHGWVAHALDKLSTQHLYHPTQVEIVQSNVVFDISSLMLYGTQAVPVRLKILLDRLFSVLKQEEVLHILHGLGWTLRDYVRGYILQDAAGKVLDRWTIMSREEEIITLQQFLRFGETKSIVELMAIQEKEGQAVTVPSSKTDSGIRTFIESNNRTHSPGLLSHLENNSPSSIHHFENIPNSLAFLLPFQYINPVSAPMLGLPPNGLTIEQSGLRMQEPNLPNKSEPVETSESEVSLSPFRNAQSPSRGTLGTLSNTIEPKIEPNRASTISPTPSLQQSQQPQTPTHQSQGQQQQQSSTLNNHQIHHHFEKIEQSKTITHSSFSSKMHRMRRMGATSRKGRVCCNSCGKTFYDKGTLKIHYNAVHLKIKHRCTIEGCNMVFSSLRSRNRHSANPNPRLHMPMLRNNRDKDLIRSSSGTATPVISSAKSGFNLTSPGRPPLSFATPPLDPMIQSPLQSPLVFPSLKSVQPVQPVPPFYRTLLSPADLVSPPVSLPTSPILPTTTNSTSLTDQQQMLTASSHNMHVSETSTFSHCLLTTPSTQDSVTVDPMPKKKPRKSSMPVKIEKEITDVANDYDDKDDDDDDDDEDSCHHHHHQPSSIHNNVNSNCNNNSSSSSSSHHCEGNGHQSPSHDEMSPSLALRGMLHPDQEECSRSHGSRSHGDLCYIDSFTSEDQDHERDFENESETSESKMLYRDELMDIDVHQSAQEKNLVKEHQGAEEGHLQKDLEKQSHFPPSKHQPVVKIKEEINDPTYDMFCMGQYSLYNGGMTAAAAASMAVLHESFISSMSYGSSPPKFSSQSPDDDLCSSPDPKICFVCKKSFKSSYSVKLHYKNVHLKEMHMCTVAGCNAAFPSRRSRDRHSSNINLHRKLLTKELDDMVLDPKLTTMPKEMRAEILSMIYADHHLELEGLENAGPPRDRGMRPPVAKEYSRSNGYFHGPSVDYMVLDLSTTSSVQSSGSVQSSQESDEGSDEGILLDVLEGASDNEEYTSSIVAKKLAREGKDTEDARKEGREGATEEGLLHCDPSFSPSVSACNEGNGTGGILCTICHKLYSNKGTLRVHYKTVHLREMHKCKIPGCSMMFSSVRSRNRHSQNPNLHKNAPYTTTID